Proteins found in one Triticum aestivum cultivar Chinese Spring chromosome 4D, IWGSC CS RefSeq v2.1, whole genome shotgun sequence genomic segment:
- the LOC123098464 gene encoding FH protein interacting protein FIP2, with translation MQSPESSSSAAPVLLNIGGTKYATTAETLTQREPDSMLAAMFSGRHTLPQHPTTGAVFVDRDGKHFRHILNWLRDGAIPTLSESEYHQLLREAEYYQLLGLADYINEKLALKKTDNSCEAELTRKDVIKCIQAQKIRFRGLNLSGLDLSKLDLSEVDFSYACIERTNFSCANLHKAKFRLVEAAHSTFEQANLHECELTGANLQEAVLDRANVQSANLQDACLMGCSFIETDVRSAHLQNANLTGADLNGANLEGANLKGAKLSGANLQGANLQRAYLREVDLRETDLTGAKLGGANLLGAIR, from the exons ATGCAGTCGCCggagtcctcctcctccgccgcgccggTCCTCCTCAACATCG GGGGGACGAAGTACGCGACCACCGCCGAGACGCTCACGCAGCGGGAGCCCGACTCCATGCTCGCCGCCATGTTCAGCGGCAGGCACACGCTCCCGCAGCACCCCACCACG GGGGCGGTGTTCGTGGACAGGGATGGGAAGCATTTCAGGCACATCCTCAATTGGCTAAGGGACGGTGCCATCCCCACGCTCTCAGAGTCCGAGTACCACCAACTCCTGCGAGAAGCGGAGTACTACCAGTTGCTC GGTTTGGCTGATTACATAAATGAGAAATTGGCTTTGAAAAAGACTGACAATTCGTGCGAGGCCGAATTGACACGCAAAGATGTGATCAAGTGCATTCAAGCCCAGAAAATCAGATTTCGTGGACTGAATCTATCTGGCCTTGATCTATCTAAGCTT GACTTATCAGAGGTGGACTTCAGCTATGCGTGCATCGAGAGAACCAACTTTTCGTGTGCTAATCTTCATAAAGCAAAGTTTAGG CTGGTGGAAGCTGCACATTCTACATTTGAACAGGCAAATTTACATGA GTGTGAGCTTACTGGAGCAAATCTTCAAGAAGCTGTCCTGGACAGAGCAAACGTTCAAAGCGCAAACCTGCAAG ATGCATGCTTAATGGGATGTAGCTTCATTGAGACAGATGTCCGTTCAGCCCATTTACAG AATGCTAATCTTACGGGTGctgatttgaatggagctaacctTGAAGGGGCCAATCTCAAG GGGGCTAAGTTGTCGGGTGCAAACTTGCAAGGGGCAAATCTTCAGCGAGCCTACTTGAGAGAAGTTGATTTGCGTGAAACT GATTTAACCGGTGCTAAGCTTGGAGGAGCAAATCTTCTTGGAGCTATCAGATAG